A single genomic interval of Alligator mississippiensis isolate rAllMis1 chromosome 15, rAllMis1, whole genome shotgun sequence harbors:
- the LOC132245547 gene encoding olfactory receptor 5AP2-like, translating to MVAFKSLSNLIQSMKKSSKRYHPQKSLLLTRRVKGKTQLHLMEEVGGDNHTSITEFLLLGFGTIPQLQIFLFLLFLVIYMLTVTGNILIIVLVVADPQLHTPMYFFLGNLSYLETCYTSTVLPRMLASLLTGDRTISVRGCVTQLNFFGCLATTECCLLAAMSYDRYLAICKPLLYAMLMNGRVCLLLATGSWLGGLLVSTLLISFTSQLTFCGHNEIDHFFCDFTPVIQLSCSDTRLVILIGFITSFFSALSPFLLTLASYICIIDAILRIPPGRGRQKAFATCSSHLIVVTIFYGTILIVYLLPKNNMLRYLNKAFSVFYTIFTPLINPLIYSLRNREVKEGLRKVVSKFRILGIQTTKLI from the coding sequence atggttgcgttcaaaagcttgtctaacttaatcCAGTCCATGAAaaagtccagtaaaagatatcacccacaaaaatccttgcttctcactagAAGAGTGAAAGGAAAAACCCAGCTACACCTCATGGAGGAAGTAGGAGGAGACAATCACACATCTATCACAGAATTCCTCCTTCTAGGATTTGGGACCATTCCACAGCTAcagatttttctcttcctgctgtttctagTGATCTATATGTTGACCGTGACCGGGAACATCCTCATCATTGTGCTTGTTGTTGCTGATCCACAGCTTcatacccccatgtacttcttcctgggaaACTTGTCGTACTTGGAGACTTGCTACACCTCCACCgtgctgcccaggatgctggccagtCTCCTGACAGGGGACAGAACCATTTCTGTTAGGGGCTGCGTTACACAACTTAATTTTTTTGGATGTCTGGCAACTACAGAGTGTTGTCTCCTAGCTGCAATGTCTTATGATAGGTATTTAGCAATTTGTAAACCACTGCTCTATGCAATGTTAATGAATGGCAGAGTCTGTCTACTGCTAGCAACTGGATCTTGGCTAGGAGGATTGCTGGTTTCTACATTATTAATAAGTTTTACGTCACAATTAACTTTCTGTGGACACAATGAGATTGACCACTTCTTTTGTGACTTCACTCCAGTGATACAGCTCTCCTGCAGTGATACGAGGCTGGTCATTCTTATTGGTTTTATAACCTCCTTCTTCTCTGCCCTTTCCCCATTTCTCTTAACTCTTGCGTCTTACATTTGTATCATAGATGCCATTCTGAGAATCCCTCCTGGGAGGGGAAGACAAAAGGCATTTGctacctgctcctcccacctcatTGTAGTAACAATTTTTTATGGGACCATATTGATTGTATATTTGTTACCAAAAAACAACATGCTGAGATACTTGAACAAAGCATTTTCTGTTTTCTACACAATCTTTACACCCCTGATCAATCCCCTTATCTACAGTCTGAGGAACAGAGAAGTGAAAGAGGGCCTGAGAAAAGTTGTCAGCAAATTTAGGATCCTGGGAATTCAAACTACCAAGCTGATATGA